In a single window of the Natator depressus isolate rNatDep1 chromosome 24, rNatDep2.hap1, whole genome shotgun sequence genome:
- the TMEM79 gene encoding transmembrane protein 79, whose amino-acid sequence MAAADPGVHTENVALVELRKEALEPPEQKVACGSVQDKKPGDPDAPLPWNQSRHSSVSEVATEPTTPSRKASETEKRPSPEGSRTGPEPGPPGDEEVFLGSSPLQEEEEEGNRMPEVAMHVFVPIDPHCIEKAPGCQGSAGGSDWKKKQQQLEEEEAIVCCEKENGNPEKLAFLTHGPLSCPTRYEEPAGYDGGQTKQLFKRLQCLQCQDCSSANLKAVASMIGAMIIFPCFVYGAYVFLPFDAPLMPTMSARLVYTLRCGVFGTFPIILGLIVYGVSRLCFSSVQPFGELRREVEIHRRYVSQSVYLFILYFFNIAVLATYLPQEAMKLIPLLTGLFAISRLLYWLAYAMGRSFRGFGFGLTFLPLLTMLLWNLYSMFILEPENMFATAANSKQDAPSEKQSRAAAPKMRYWG is encoded by the exons atggcagctgctgACCCTGGGGTTCACACAGAGAACGTGGCGCTGGTGGAGCTGAGAAAGGAGGCTCTGGAGCCCCCAGAGCAGAAGGTGGCCTGCGGCAGTGTCCAAGACAAGAAGCCAGGAGACCCTGATGCTCCTCTGCCATGGAACCAGTCCCGGCACTCTTCCGTGAGTGAGGTGGCCACGGAGCCCACCACCCCATCCCGCAAGGCATCTGAGACAGAGAAGAGGCCAAGCCCTGAGGGGAGCCGCACAGGCCCCGAGCCGGGGCCTCCTGGAGACGAGGAGGTTTTCCTCGGCTCCTCCcctctgcaggaggaggaggaagaagggaacAGGATGCCTGAGGTGGCCATGCATGTTTTCGTCCCCATCGATCCCCACTGTATCGAGAAGGCCCCCGGGTGCCAAGGCTCGGCAGGGGGCAGCGACtggaagaagaagcagcagcagctggaagaggaggaggccaTCGTTTGCTGTGAGAAGGAAAACGGCAACCCCGAGAAACTGGCCTTCCTGACCCACGGCCCCCTGAGCTGCCCCACGCGCTACGAAGAGCCAGCTGGCTATGACGGTGGCCAGACCAAGCAGCTTTTCAAGAGGCTGCAGTGCCTCCAATGCCAGGACTGCAGCTCTGCCAACCTCAAGGCCGTGGCCTCCATGATTGGGGCCATGATCATCTTCCCCTGCTTCGTGTACGGGGCCTACGTCTTCCTGCCCTTCGACGCCCCCCTGATGCCAACCATGAGCGCCCGGCTGGTCTACACCCTTCGCTGCGGAGTGTTCGGCACCTTCCCCATCATCCTAG GTCTGATCGTGTACGGGGTCTCCCGCCTCTGCTTCTCCTCGGTGCAGCCCTTCGGGGAGCTGCGCCGGGAGGTGGAGATCCACCGGCGCTACGTCTCCCAGTCCGTCTACCTCTTCATCCTCTACTTCTTCAACATTGCCGTGCTGGCCACCTACCTCCCTCAGGAAGCCATGAAGCTCATCCCGTTGCTCACGGGGCTGTTTGCCATCTCACG gcTGCTGTACTGGCTGGCCTATGCCATGGGCCGCTCTTTCCGCGGCTTCGGCTTCGGCCTGaccttcctgcccctgctgaccATGCTCCTGTGGAACCTCTATAGCATGTTCATCCTGGAGCCCGAGAACATGTTCGCCACTGCCGCCAACAGCAAGCAGGATGCCCCGTCGGAGAAGCAGAGCCGGGCCGCGGCGCCCAAGATGAGATACTGGGGGTAA